In one Hoplias malabaricus isolate fHopMal1 chromosome X1, fHopMal1.hap1, whole genome shotgun sequence genomic region, the following are encoded:
- the LOC136675862 gene encoding transgelin-like isoform X2 — MANKGPSYGLSRQVQDKIDKKYDPDLEGRLVEWIMAQLGSGVGKPAEGKQGFQDWLKDGCVLSELINSLHDGEKPIKKIQSSTMAFKQMEQISQFLRAAETYGVTKTDIFQTVDLWEGKDLAAVQRTLMALGSIAVTKDDGTFRGNPDWFFKKAQENPRDFSDDQMKSGKHVIGLQMGSNKGASQAGMTGYGRPRQIINN, encoded by the exons ATGGCCAACAAAGGTCCATCCTATGGGCTGAGTCGCCAGGTCCAGGATAAGATTGATAAGAAGTACGACCCTGACTTGGAAGGGCGTCTTGTGGAGTGGATCATGGCCCAGTTAGGTTCTGGAGTGGGCAAACCTGCAGAGGGCAAGCAGGGCTTCCAGGATTGGCTGAAagatggatgt GTCTTAAGCGAGCTCATCAACAGTCTCCATGATGGGGAAAAGCCAATAAAGAAGATCCAAAGCTCAACTATGGCCTTTAAACAGATGGAGCAGATTTCTCAGTTCCTGAGAGCAGCAGAGACATACGGCGTGACCAAAACTGACATTTTTCAGACCGTCGATCTCTGGGAAG GAAAAGACTTGGCTGCGGTGCAGAGAACACTGATGGCCCTTGGAAGCATTGCTGTCACGAAGGACGACGGAACTTTCCGTGGAAACCCCGACTGGTTCTTCAA GAAAGCTCAAGAGAACCCTCGGGATTTCTCCGACGACCAGATGAAGTCAGGAAAGCATGTTATCGGCCTGCAGATGGGCTCCAACAAAGGGGCATCCCAAGCTGGAATGACAGGCTATGGTAGACCCAGGCAGATCATAAACAACTGA
- the LOC136675862 gene encoding transgelin-like isoform X1, protein MAAQGTPGMANKGPSYGLSRQVQDKIDKKYDPDLEGRLVEWIMAQLGSGVGKPAEGKQGFQDWLKDGCVLSELINSLHDGEKPIKKIQSSTMAFKQMEQISQFLRAAETYGVTKTDIFQTVDLWEGKDLAAVQRTLMALGSIAVTKDDGTFRGNPDWFFKKAQENPRDFSDDQMKSGKHVIGLQMGSNKGASQAGMTGYGRPRQIINN, encoded by the exons ATGGCAGCACAG GGAACTCCAGGCATGGCCAACAAAGGTCCATCCTATGGGCTGAGTCGCCAGGTCCAGGATAAGATTGATAAGAAGTACGACCCTGACTTGGAAGGGCGTCTTGTGGAGTGGATCATGGCCCAGTTAGGTTCTGGAGTGGGCAAACCTGCAGAGGGCAAGCAGGGCTTCCAGGATTGGCTGAAagatggatgt GTCTTAAGCGAGCTCATCAACAGTCTCCATGATGGGGAAAAGCCAATAAAGAAGATCCAAAGCTCAACTATGGCCTTTAAACAGATGGAGCAGATTTCTCAGTTCCTGAGAGCAGCAGAGACATACGGCGTGACCAAAACTGACATTTTTCAGACCGTCGATCTCTGGGAAG GAAAAGACTTGGCTGCGGTGCAGAGAACACTGATGGCCCTTGGAAGCATTGCTGTCACGAAGGACGACGGAACTTTCCGTGGAAACCCCGACTGGTTCTTCAA GAAAGCTCAAGAGAACCCTCGGGATTTCTCCGACGACCAGATGAAGTCAGGAAAGCATGTTATCGGCCTGCAGATGGGCTCCAACAAAGGGGCATCCCAAGCTGGAATGACAGGCTATGGTAGACCCAGGCAGATCATAAACAACTGA